Within Bacillus sp. Marseille-Q1617, the genomic segment ATGCCGGCGGGAGCAATATCATCCTTCATCAGTTCCATCCGAAGAAGGTACTTGAGTTGATTGATTCCGAGAAAATCACCAAGTTCTTCGCAGCTCCGACCATGTGGAATATGATCCTGCAGGAAAATCTATCAGACTATAATATTGAAAGTCTGAAGCTCGGACTCTACGGGGCAGCCCCGATGGCGCCGTCGCTAGTCCATGCGTGCCATGACCGGCTTGGAATAAAGCTTGTACAGGCATACGGCATGACGGAGATGGGGCCGGCGATCACATTTTTACCAGAGGATGACCAGCTTCGGAAGGCGGGGGCAGCCGGTCAGGCGTGCCTGAACCATGAAATCAGGGTCGTGAAACCGAACGAAGACGGACCGAGTGATCCAGACGCGATCATGGCGCAGGGTGAAAGCGGGGAAATCATCGTGCAGGGGCCGTGCATGATGACCGGTTACTTCAACCGAGAGGAATCATCGGAAAAAGCGATGCATAAAGGCTGGTACCATTCAGGGGATATCGGTTACCTTGATGAAGACGGCTACCTTTGGGTCAAGGACAGGGTTGACGACATGATCATTTCAGGAGGGGAAAACATCTATCCTCGTGAGGTGGAGGATGTGCTGCATGCTCATGAGGGTGTGCTCGATGTCGCGATTGTCGGGATGCCGGATGACCGCTGGGGAGAGAGTGTGACTGCTTTTGTGGTGAAGAAGGATCAGGGTGTCACGGAAGAGGAGCTTGATGAGTGGTGTAAAGAGAGTGAAAGTCTTGCCAACTATAAACGGCCGAGAAGGTATGAATTTGTGGAGGAGCTGCCGCGGAATGCGAGCGGGAAGATCCAGAAGTTTGTGCTGCGGAAGCGGATGGAGGAGTTGTTGATGGAGGGGAGGACTTAGTAAGGTAGTGAATAAATATATTTTCCAAAATTATCAAGTTTGTAAAAGGAGTGCTTGTTGTGAATAGAACTTCGTGATTTACAAGGGCAGACGAGGGGCTTCCAGCACATGAACATTACAAAATCATTTGTTAAATTGGTAGGAGAGCCGAAAATCATTTGATTGGGCTCTCTTTTTTATGCAGAAAAAGCCCCAAGCTTATTGAGTGTCTTTAATCAATAGTCATAAGAGGGGAAGTTGTTATCATGATGAAATTAAGTACGATGAAATAAGTGATGAAGAGTGATTTACAGTGGACAGGGAGATTATTTTCCGCTATTCATAACATTAATAAACGTAAATTGATGTAAGATTGTCCAGATGTATAAATTTTCCTTTACTAAAGTAATCTGCCCTTTGAATATGGTAAAATAAATTGTTGTAGAAATATAATAAATTTTTGTTTCTGATTAGAAAATATTTAATTACATCATCATTTAGGAGAAAAGGTAAAGAAAAAGTTTATTGCAAAATATAATATAATAAATAGGAGATAGGTTTATGAGAAAAAAGTTACCAAAACTGAATAGAGCAAGGACTATAGGAGTTACTTCAGAAGAATTACTAATGAGTGTCTTGGGTAAATATTCCAACGTAATACCTATACCTACTGATAAAGACTTAGGTATTGATATGCGATGTGAAGTATTAAACCATTATCAACCTACAGGGATTCATTATAACATTCAATGTAAAGGTACTGAAGATACTCATAGTAAAAAGGAATATTTCTCAATACCCATAGAAATTACCACAATAAATTATTGGTTGCAGCAAAGAGAACCAACATTTTTAGTGGTGGTAGATCGAATAAACCAGTACTTTTACTGGGCATACCCTTTATATCAAATAAAGGAGAGAATTAATGCGTTGCAATCTCAACAAACAGTAAATATACGAGTGCCAAAGGCAAATATATTTACCGATGAGATCACAATGCTTCCAGTAAATATGTATAATATTATGTATGAATATCACTATAATATCTTGGAAAAAATCGTAGAATCATTGAAATTAAAGTTAATGGACGTGGGAGAGAGGGAAAACAAAGGGACACTCCAACAATATATATCAGTTTCATCTTCAATAGAAGATTTATTAAAAAATATCAATTTAATTGAAGATTTGAATAAAAACCTATTAAATAAAATCACTCAAATCATTGATGAAGAATTAGGGAGTTATAAAGAGTCAGTTGTTGCTCTTGATCATATACCAGAAATTAGAAGGTATATTAAAGCTGATTTTGTTATGGATGATTATGGATTTATTAAAGATAAAACCCCGAATATGGTCCTAACAGAAGTCGAAGTTGCTTGGAAGAGATTTTTAGATAATAACTATAGAAACGTAGATTTGGTGTCACTTAATAAATCTGCAGAGGTACTTTACGAACTAAATAGAAATTTGGCTTTCTTTCTAAGAGAAATGCTTTATGAAATTAACCCAGACGAAGATCATGAATATATTATAGAAAAATACAGTGAATAAATTCTAAAAAAAATACACCAAATAGAATATTGGATACCCTATTAAAGAGTATCTGTCCCAAGTGCAGGGGGTAGTTACTCTTATTCTTTTATATTCACTGCTGATTAGTGCCAATTCATTGTAAACTTTAGTGAATTGGATTAATTTGTAATAATTGATATAATTTAACTAAATGTATATTGGGGGGGATTTAAATGAAAATAACAACCACTTCAACTTCTTTGGATACTGCACAAGGGCAAGATATTATATTGCGTGAAACAACCACTACTAGATTATTATTTAGGCCAATGATATCAAATAATGCGCACAATAGTGATGCCTCTGTAAAAGGTTGGTTTGTATATCAAAGGAAAAGGTTAAACGGTAATTGGGAAGATTATAAAGAACTTGATAACAATCAACTGAGGGCAGATGAATGGATTAAACTAGAGATTAAATCCGAAGAAATGCTCAAGTTAATGACTGAGTTAGACGTTTACTATAAGATTCATAGAGAGTATGGAATACAACTCGGAGTGAGAACTTACTCAAAAACTGAGTTGCAACTTGAAAAAATTACTGAGATGTTTAGAGAAGATAGCTCTTTATTTGATTCATTACTTGAATTTGATGGAAATAAAAGTGAAATATTACATAAAACTATAAAGTGGATGGGAGATACGGAAAACTCTGAAGAAATTGTATCAAGATTGCTTGAGATACAGGAAGACGAACTCGACCATTTAAATAATGTTGTTGGGATAGCAAATCTTAAAAAGTTATTAGCTATTTGGGAGGGAAATTCAGATAATGATAATGAGGAATTTTGGCAACGAACTTTTAATGAGAACGCATGGGTATTAAGTCAAATATTTGCTAGTCCTTTTTTAGACTTTCAGCAAAAGGCATATGTTGGGGGGAAGACAGTAGAAAATAGGGAAGGTAAAATTGTAGATTATATTTATCAAAATGATTTATCTAAAGAGGTTGCTTTAATTGAAATTAAGACTCCTAATACCAGACTCTTATCTAGTGAGTATAGAACTGGAATATTTTCTGTGCATAGTGATTTAACAGGATCAGTAGTTCAGGTGTTAGGGTATAAGGAACAAATTACGAGAGATTATGCTCAATTACGATATGATTACGATAGAGACTTTAAGGTTTTTAACCCTCAGTGTGTAGTGATAGCAGGGAAGTTAGGTGATTTAAGTAAGAATCAATTACAGTCCTTCGAATTGTATAGGAAAGAAATGAAGAATGTCTTGGTTGTTACCTTTGATGAATTATTTAAAAAAGTACAATTATTATTAGACCTGTTAGCTGAATAAAAAAATATACCCAATATTTAAATAGTGCTCTGAACCTATACAAGTTAATGTTTAATCGTATAGGTTTCAGGGCCCATAGTCTCTTTGCTTCTAATAAATTTCTCAATATTACATATTACCCCCGCATCACATGCAAACAAAACTCCAAATCCGCCTGGATATGCTCCTTCATCAACCTCTCAGCTTCATCTCCATTATGAGCAACAATTGCATCATAAATCTCCTGATGTTCATCAATCAGGAATGGCCGGTTATGATAAACGACCGTTTTCCTGAATAAGTAGATGATCGACTGCATGCGTTCGATGGTGTCCACCATGACGGGATTGTTGGTGGCGTTGACGATGATGTCGTGAAATTGTTTGTTGGCTTCCATGATTTCTTCGTTTGTGCCGTTCCGGCCGATGTCGATGCATTCTTTCAGCAGGTTAAGGTCTGTTTCGTTCATATAGGTAGCGGCCGACCGGGCTGCGAATCCTTCGAGGAGGATACGGACCTGGAAGTAGTGGCGGAGGTCCATGTCGGTCGGATTGACGACGCGCTTTTGTTTCACGAGCCCTTCCTGTTCAAGTTTCCGGATGGATTCTCGGATTGGTGTCCGGCTCACTCCGAGCTGTTCCGCAAGTTTTTCCTCAATCAGTTTTGTGCCCCGTTCGAGTTCTCCGTTCAAGATTTGGTCACGTATATATTCATAGGATTGCAGATAAGCGTGCTGCTGTGTTTTCTTCTTCAACTAAATCGACTCCAATGAAAGACTTTCTGTTTGTCTTTTTTACGTATTCGGCTGTTAGAAATAATGCCCTTCCTAAAAGTATAGAACGAGTTGGAACGATTTGAAAGTTCTAACGGAAAATAATTTTGTATACATTTTTAATAATTTTGTATACAAAATATAAATTATTGTGTACAATTGGTGACAACAAATGAAAACGCTTTATTTCATCAGGAGGGAATAAATATGAGACTTGGATTTATTGGTCTTGGCATCATGGGAAAACCGATGTCACTGAATCTGGTTAAGAGTGGCTACGATGTGACCGTGTTTGATATTAATGAGTCAGCAGTGGAAGAGTTAGTGGGCTCAGGAGCACGGGGAGCCGGTTCTGCAAAAGAAGTAGGGGAGATGAGTGACATCATTTTCACGATGCTTCCTAAGGGTGAGCATGTGGAAAGTGTTGCCCTCGGTGAAAGCGGTGTCATATACGGTGCGAATGATGGAGCGATCGTCGTGGATATGAGCTCGATCTCTCCCGTACAATCGAAGGGAATTGCCGAAGCACTTGCAGCGAGGGGAATGGAAATGCTCGATGCCCCGGTGAGCGGCGGTGAGCCTAAGGCGATCGACGGAACGCTTGCCATCATGGTGGGAGGAAAAGAAGAAGTCTATGAAAAGGTGAAACCTTACTTCGATGTGATGGGTCAGGACATCACGCTCGTTGGGGACATTGGGTGTGGTACGACGGCGAAGCTTGCCAATCAGATCCTGGTGAATGTCCACATCGCCGCGATGTCAGAAGCACTGACGCTGGCGGCAAAAGCAGGAATCGATATCAAGAAGATGTACGAAGCAATCCGTGGAGGTTTGGCCGGAAGTGCGGTGCTTGATGCGAAGGTTCCGTTGATCTTAGAGCGGAACTTCGTCGCCGGCGGACGCATCGACATCAACGCGAAGGATTTGACCAATGTTATGGATACAGCCCACTCAATCGGAGTGCCGCTTCCGCTTTCCAGCCAGGTGCTCGAGATGTATCACTCTTTGATGGCTGACGGAAAAGCAGCCGATGATCACGGCGGACTCATCCAACACTACGAGAAGCTTGCAAATTTCGAAGTAAAGGGTGTCAGCCAGTGATGAAAACAAGGAATGTCGATGAAATCCTATCATCCTATCAGTCTATCGATGAAGGAAAAGTAAATGAGCTTTGGGAAAAAGTCAGACCTGGATTCAAGCATAAAATCATCGTCCTTGATGACGATCCTACTGGTGTCCAGACTGTCCACGACGTTTCGGTATACACCGATTGGGAGGAAGACACCATTGAACTTGGCTTCCTGGAAGAGGGGCAGATGTTCTTCATACTGACAAATTCGAGAGCCTTCACGGCAAAAAAAACCGAGCAGGTTCACCGGGATATTGCGGAAAGAACCGAGCTTATATCAAAAAAATTGGGTATTCCTTATCTAATTATCAGCCGCGGCGACTCGACGCTGAGAGGGCATTATCCGCTGGAGACGGATGTTTTAAGACGTACGATGGAAGCTGAAAGCGGCGGGCGAGTAGACGGAGAGGTCATCCTTCCGTTTTTCAAAGAAGGCGGCCGCCTGACGGTCGAGAACACTCACTTCGTTCAACAGGAAACCGAACTTGTACCTGCCGGGGAAACCGAATTCGCGAAGGACCGGACATTCGGCTACAAGTCGAGTCACTTAGGTGAATGGGTCGAAGAAAAGACAAAAGGCGTTTTTCCAAAAGAAGGCGTCACGTACATTAAACTCGAATCCATCCGAAGCCTGGATATTGACGGGATCACTGCACAGCTGCTTCAGGTGAAGGACTTCGGCAAGGTCGTCGTCAATGCGGTTGAAGAATCGGATGTCAGAGTATTTGCGACGGCACTGATCCTCGCCATCGGGGAAGGGAAACGATTCATCTTCCGGACGGCTGCTGCTTTTACCAAGGTAATCGGGGATATTTCTTCACGGCCAATGTTAACGAGGGAAGAGCTGATCAGTGAGGAAAGGGAGAACGGCGGCCTGGTCATTGTCGGCTCTCATGTTAAAAAGACGACCGATCAATTGAACGCGTTGAAGGAATTGTCCTCTCTGCATTTCATTGAGTTCGACGCCCACCTGGTCCTGGATAAAGAAGTGTTCGGGAAGGAAATCGAGCGGGTGCGGAATGAAGCGGAAACGAAGGTGGCCGGCGGGATCAGTACGGTCATTTATACGAAGAGAAAGCGCCTTGATCTCGGCGACGGGATGGAAGAGCAGGAGCTACAGCTGTCCGTCGAGATTTCAAATGCTGTGACGAGCATCGTCCGTGACTTCTCCGTAAGGCCGAACTACCTGATCGCTAAAGGAGGAATCACCTCTAGCGATGTCGGTACTAAAGGGTTATGTGTGAAACGGGCGACCGTCGCGGGTCAAATCGCGCCGGGGATCCCGGTCTGGCAGACAGGCGAAGAAAGCACGTTCCCATTCCTCCCGTACGTCATTTTTCCGGGAAATGTCGGAGCTGTCACAACGTTAAGAGATGTCGTCTCGACACTCGAAAGCAAGTAACTGCTTTTAGGGTTCGATGCAGGGCCGTCTTTTTCTGAGGGGAATCCAGACGGCCCGGGCTTATCATAAATGGAGCTTCATAAAAACAAAGGGGGTAATCAGATATGGTTACAGGAAATATGTTGATTGTGATTTTCTTACTGTCGTTAGCTGCACTTTTTTTCTTGATATTAAAATTGAAGGTTGAACCATTTTTATCACTGATCGGTGTTGCTTTTGCTACGGCCGTTGTGATCGGCATGCCGCTGAATGAAGTGGCAGCCACTGTGACCCAGGGGTTCGGGAACACATTGACAGGCGTCGGGATCCTGATCGGACTCGGTGTTATCTTTGGACAGTTCCTCGGCGCATCCGGTGCGATTGAAAAAATCGCTGCCGCTGTTTTAAAAGCATTTGGTGTAAAGAAATCACCGGCCGGTCTTGCCTTGACGGGTACGGCTGTTTCAATACCGGTATTCTTCGATGCCGCATTCGTCATCTTAAGCGGATTGATCAAAAGTTTATCAAAGAAAACAGGAATCTCAGTGATCTCTTTTGTAACGGCACTGGGTGTAGGATTGATCGTCTCCCACAACATGATCGCGCCGACTCCAGGACCGCTTGTCGTTGCGGAAAACACGGGATCGGATCTTGGGTTATTCATCCTTTACGGAATTCTTGTAGCCATTCCGGCAACACTTGCCGGCGGATATTTCTATGGATTATTCATCGGGAAGCGTATGAACCATTCGGGGGCCGTTGAGGAAGTTGCTGTGAGTCTTGAAGATGCACCGAAAAAAGAAATCAGCACTGGCCTGAGTTTCTTCATGCTGGCACTGCCAATTGCACTCATCCTGCTCAACACGATTTCGCAGCTGTTATTCCCGGAAACAGGACTTTCAAGTGTATTAGGTTTCATCGGTGATAAGAACATTGCCCTGTTCATAAGTGTCATCGTCGCGATCATCATGCTCAGACCATATATCTCTGTTCCGAACAGCAGATTGTATTCTGAAGCGATCAACTCAGCGGGGATCATCATCCTCGTGACTGGTGCCGGCGGAGCATTCGGGGCAGTCATAAATAAGAGCGGAATCGGTGATCACCTCATCGCGACGATGCAAAGCTGGAGCATCCCGGTTCTATTGCTTGCTTTCATTTTCTCGCAAATCCTGCGTGCGTCTCTCGGTTCGGCAACCGTTGCCCTTGTGACGACATCCAGCATCATGGGGCCGTTGGCAGTGGATCTTGGTGTCTCACCAATCTTACTCGGGCTTGCCATCTGTGCCGGCGGAATCGGTCTTTCCCTTCCGAATGACTCAGGCTTCTGGGTAGTGAACAGGTTCGGTAAATTGACTGTTCCACAGACGCTTAAAGCGTGGACACTTGGCGGATTTATAGCTGGGTTGACAGCGATTACGACGGTTTTGATTTTGAGTTTGTTCTCGGGGATTCTTCCTGGGTTGTAGGGTTTTGATGAAGATCCTTTCCTCAGTTAACTGCTGGGGGAGGGATTTTTTTGTGGGAATTTTCTTGATTATACTAACTTATATTGAAATAATTGGCAGTAAGTTAACATACTGAATGCTGGTATATAATCCTAGTAAATATACGCGGAGGGGAAAATGAATAATCACAAATTTGATGAATTTATTAACATTGCAAAGAGACTGAATGAAATTGACATTATCCCATTGTTGATGGGGTCGGTGGGCTTGGAAGTTTTGACAGGAAAGAGCTGGGATGCTCAAGATTTAGATATTCATGTACCGGGTGATAAACGCGGGTGGGAGGTGCCGCCGGAATTGTCTCTACATCATTGGGCAGATATCATGGAGCTCATGAATTCAATGGGGTACAGCCTGATTGATTTGCATGAACATGAATTTTCTAAAGAGGGGTTATCAGTGGAGTTTGGCATTATCGATACATTGCCAGATTTCGCAGGTGTACAATTAGAAGATTTGGAGATACACCAAAAGGGGGATGTGAAGTATTACTTACTGCATCCCGGGCAGTATTTATCTGTTTATGAGGCTTCATCTAAGGATAGCTACCGGGCAGATCAAAATAATCATAAAGATTTGGGAAAAATAGATTTTTTAAAAAGAATGATAGAAAACGACTGATGGGGTGGACCAAGATAAGATGAGGATGATTCCATATGTTGCGGAGTATGCTGAACAAACGGTCAAGATGTGGCGGGACAGCAAGTACGAGGCTATTGGTCAAGAAGAGATTCATAGCTTTGAAAGTCATGTATACTTTTTGAATCATATTTTACCTGCTGAATTTCAAATTGAGATAGTACTTGTGGATGAAAAAGTGGTTGGGTTGGTTGCATATAATGAATCAGAAGTGAGCCAGCTGTATATCCATAAGGATTATCAAGGCATGGGTATAGGAAAAAGGCTGCTTGAAAAAGCGAAAGTACAATCATCCGGACGGTTAACACTATACACATTTGAGGTCAATATAAAAGCCCAACGGTTTTATGAAAAGAATGGATTTACCATCATTGGCAGAGGGCATGAAAATGAAGAAAACTTGCCAGATATTCTTTATGAGTGGAAAGCTGAAAAAAAGTAAACACGAGTGAATTTCTTGTTTATTGAACCTTCGTTCCCCCAACTAAAAAAGGGTTTCCATCCATTGTTATAGAATGATTATAGTAAACCATTTTTTAAAAGGGGGATAACAAATGGCTGCAACTACGGGAATTCTAGAATGGACGCTGATATCGGAATGTCCGATACCAGACGATGTGACGGCTCTCCTAGTCACTGGGGAAGAAGCAGTGGCTGCGTATAAGACGTTTCGGGACAGCGCCATTTTTACAAATAAGAGATTGATTGTAAGAGATTCGCAGGGTCTGACGGGTAAGAAGGTGGAGATGTATTCCCTTCCGTATTCTTCTATTACTATGTGGTCGACGGAGAATGCCGGGAGCTTCCTTGATGTGAATGCAGAGGTTGAATTATGGACCAAATCCGGACATATCAAGGTGAAGCTTAAGAAGGGAATCGATGTCCGGAAGTTTGATAAGTTGATTGCGGAGGCACTCTTGTAGGGGGCATCTTTCTAGTTGAAAAAGAAAAGATGTCAGGAGTGTTAGCGTGTTAAAAAGATTTTTTATTAGTTTAAAAATAATACTGATTGCAGTAGGTTTTTTTCTGGCCGCAAACGATCAACATGAAGAGACCTGGTTGCTGATCGGCTGTTTTTGGCTGGTCGCCGGTATAGAGTCTGCCATACGTTCCTATCGTGAAGAAGGGAAGGTTCCACTCGGCTTCAGCGTCGTATTTGTAGCGGGAGCCGCTGTGCTGGTGACTTTAGGGATCATCAGCTTTCGATCCTGATTCAGAAAAAACTTGAAAGGCCCGTCCCTCGTTACGGTAACACTTTACCGTGGTGAGGGACGGGCCTTTGTGTGGTGTGGATGAATTTTTCTCTTCAGTATTATTGGACGATTTCCATTTGTAACTCGAAGTCTTTTATTTTTGCTTGGGGTAAAAGAATTTTTTCAAAGTCAAAGGCGTTCAGTTCCATCCCTTTTTCCACCTTATTAGGCAGGTCTGGGTTGGCTAAGGCACTTGTCCCCAGGGATACTAAATCTGCATGATCAGCTTTCAATAATGTTTCTGCCTTATCAGGGTCGCCTAACTGGCCATTGGCGATGACAGGAAGATTTCCAAAATCTTTTGCAGCCTGAGCCAACGTTCGTGTATTCTCTCCGAAAGCAGGGCTCGCGGCATCTCCATCAGTAACATGAATATAGTCTAAAGAAGTCTGGCCAAGTTGGGAGAAGATATACTCTGCCTCTTTTTCCCCTTCAGCCCATTTGTGATTTGGATCGGCAACTTTAATTTGTGAGATGCGAATCCCGACAATGTAATCTGAACCTACGGCTTCACGGATATTTTGAATGATTTCAAGGTAAATCCGCAATCTGTTTTCTTTGGAGCCCCCGTATTGGTCTTCACGATGATTTATATAGTCAGTTAAGAATTGGTCCAGTAAATATCCATTTGCTCCATGAATCTCAACGCCATCGAATCCAGCTTGTTTTGCACGGACGGCACTTTTGACAAACGCGTCTTTCACTTGTTCTATATCATGTTCGGTCATGGCATTAGGGGTTTTGAATGGCCCAGAGCCACCATAGAATCCTAATTGTTCTCCCTTCGGAGGAACATCTGAAGCGGAAATGGTTTCATTCGTGTACGCATTACCTTGAGCCTGTCCACCAGCGTGCATGAGTTGTGCAATCATCAGAGAGTCATGTTTATGGACGGCATCTACCACAGGTTTCCATGCCTGAATATGATCTTCCCTTGCAAGCCCAGGTTGATCATCATAACCCTGACTGTAACGTTCATCTAAATAGATCCCCTCAGAAATAATGGCACTGAAGCCGCCTTTGGCATAACGCTCGTAATATCTTTTCATCGTGTCATTGGCACGCCCATCTTGTTCTGCACTTATTCGTGTCATGGGAGCAACGACATAGCGGTTCTTAAATGATTTATTTTTCACTACTGTATTTGAAAAAAGCTTTTCCTGAGTCAATCGAGACACCCTTCCTTTTAGTTAATATAGTCGCATCTTAACATGATAGAAATCTCAAATTAAGTATTTTAGCTTACACTTAACGGAAGGCATTTATAATATGTCTTGTTGTATTGATGAGTCCTTTGGGGACCAGCGCTGTTTTTTTAATGAATAAACAATAGAACTTCATAATCCTTCATTTATCCATTCAAATACTCTTCATTCTTCCAATCCGTCACGAACATATGGCCCGGGGCGTGCGTGATCATATAGGGGATTTCAGCCTGAAGCGCGACGGCCTGAGGGGTGACGCCGCATGCCCAGAACATGGGGGTCTCCCCGTCCTTGATTCCCACAAAATCACCAAAGTCGGGCTGGGTGATATCTTCGATGCCTATTTCCCCCGGATTTCCTATGTGGAGCGGGGACCCGTGCATTTCAGGGAATAAGGAGGTGATGTCCGTGGCTTTTTGTACCAGGTCATCGGGAACAGGCCTCATCGACACGACCGTCGATCCTTCAAAGACACCGGCTTTTTCAGTCGGAATGGACGTCTTGTACATCGCCACATTCTTATTTTCCTCGATATGACGCAATGGGATGCCGCCTTTGATCAGCTGGCTTTCAAAGGTGAAGCTGCAGCCGATTAGAAAGCTGACGAAATCATCTTTCCAGCAGTCATCGATCCGGTGCTTCTTGTCCACCAATTGTCCATGCTCGTACACGTGATAGAAGGGGATATCGGTCCGGATGTCGGAACCTTTCGCATACTTTGATTCGAATTGGCCCGCTTCGAGAACCTCGATGATCGGGCATGATTTTGGATTACGCATGGTGAACAGCAGGAAATCGAAGGCGTATTCCTTGGGTAGAACCACCAAATTGGCCTGTACAAAATCTTGGCAGACGCCGGATGTATGGCTGGTGTGGTCTCCGCTCCGGATGTTCTTTCTTAGGTCTGACGGTAACATGGTTGGGCTCCTTTCAAGTAAGAGGTTTCTATGATTCTTTGGTTTTTATTATTGTAACATGGAAGGGGGGAGGGGGGATCTTGATAGGGGACTTGGGATGGGCCTGGCCGTGGGCCACTTTAAAAATGGGGCCAGTCTGTACCTGTGATCTCTATTATGAAATTGGGACACGGGACCTGTCCCCGCGTCCCGCTATTTCTTCCCGGAAGAACTCATTACTTCGATGAAATCCTTCACAAACGCTTCATAATCCAATTCAAGATAAATATTGATATTTTTTTCTGCCGGTTTGGAACTGGCCCTGAAATCGGCGACAGAGGTGCCCATTCCGCTGCCTGCAGTGAAGATGTCGACTTCCCTTCGGATGACTTTGCCCATTGCCGGGTTCACCATGAGGGAGAGGGTGACAGCGTCGTGAAGGGGGGCTCCGCCGATGCCAGGTATGAGCTTTTTATAAGCATTTATA encodes:
- a CDS encoding phosphoribosylanthranilate isomerase, with amino-acid sequence MNNHKFDEFINIAKRLNEIDIIPLLMGSVGLEVLTGKSWDAQDLDIHVPGDKRGWEVPPELSLHHWADIMELMNSMGYSLIDLHEHEFSKEGLSVEFGIIDTLPDFAGVQLEDLEIHQKGDVKYYLLHPGQYLSVYEASSKDSYRADQNNHKDLGKIDFLKRMIEND
- a CDS encoding N-acetyltransferase, giving the protein MRMIPYVAEYAEQTVKMWRDSKYEAIGQEEIHSFESHVYFLNHILPAEFQIEIVLVDEKVVGLVAYNESEVSQLYIHKDYQGMGIGKRLLEKAKVQSSGRLTLYTFEVNIKAQRFYEKNGFTIIGRGHENEENLPDILYEWKAEKK
- a CDS encoding PH domain-containing protein codes for the protein MAATTGILEWTLISECPIPDDVTALLVTGEEAVAAYKTFRDSAIFTNKRLIVRDSQGLTGKKVEMYSLPYSSITMWSTENAGSFLDVNAEVELWTKSGHIKVKLKKGIDVRKFDKLIAEALL
- a CDS encoding NADH:flavin oxidoreductase — translated: MTQEKLFSNTVVKNKSFKNRYVVAPMTRISAEQDGRANDTMKRYYERYAKGGFSAIISEGIYLDERYSQGYDDQPGLAREDHIQAWKPVVDAVHKHDSLMIAQLMHAGGQAQGNAYTNETISASDVPPKGEQLGFYGGSGPFKTPNAMTEHDIEQVKDAFVKSAVRAKQAGFDGVEIHGANGYLLDQFLTDYINHREDQYGGSKENRLRIYLEIIQNIREAVGSDYIVGIRISQIKVADPNHKWAEGEKEAEYIFSQLGQTSLDYIHVTDGDAASPAFGENTRTLAQAAKDFGNLPVIANGQLGDPDKAETLLKADHADLVSLGTSALANPDLPNKVEKGMELNAFDFEKILLPQAKIKDFELQMEIVQ
- a CDS encoding putative hydro-lyase — translated: MLPSDLRKNIRSGDHTSHTSGVCQDFVQANLVVLPKEYAFDFLLFTMRNPKSCPIIEVLEAGQFESKYAKGSDIRTDIPFYHVYEHGQLVDKKHRIDDCWKDDFVSFLIGCSFTFESQLIKGGIPLRHIEENKNVAMYKTSIPTEKAGVFEGSTVVSMRPVPDDLVQKATDITSLFPEMHGSPLHIGNPGEIGIEDITQPDFGDFVGIKDGETPMFWACGVTPQAVALQAEIPYMITHAPGHMFVTDWKNEEYLNG